From the genome of Nicotiana tabacum cultivar K326 chromosome 2, ASM71507v2, whole genome shotgun sequence:
CCACAGTCCTTCTAATTTCACATATCGCAGTAGTGCATCTTGTAGTACAAGAATATAAAGTTGCAAATGCATCCTTCGTAACTTGAAAATTGGGCTATTCGTGCAAAGTTTCAATAAGCCGGGTCAAAACTTAAGTAATGCACCCAAAAAAGAAATCCGTGAAAATCACCCACTTAACTACaagtttccattttttttttttatttatttatttagaaaCTACAAGTTTCCTGGACTTTGTCTATGCCTCTATGGGAGTCTTAAAACTTCTGAAATCCATTGCAATCTCGCAAACCTTATTTGGGATTTTGAATAAATATTGGTCTTGGCTTTCTGAGATTTATCGAAATTTAATGCTGTCCATATATATAGTCAAGCAAGAAAAGTATATAAACTCCATTTTGTATGCAAGCTTACTTGTACTACATATTTGTGATAGTATCATTTTAGATCGATGCTTACCTGTACACATGAGTGACTTATGTGCTTATGTCACCCACTATTTCATCAATAATTATATATGATTAATCATTGTATAATAACTGACCAACAAACAAATTAAAACAGTAACTCGAGACACTTCCTGTATGTGACTAGCTGGGACTAAGCTAGCTTTTTCTAACAAGTAGTTTTATTAGGATCAAGAGAAAGCAGAATCTAGAGTCATTAATTTTGAAGAAGCCTAATCTTATATAAACatatattttaatttcttttttttccataCGTATACATAATCTTTAGAACTCGTCCTAGATTCTCAATTTTATTCTGACACATAATCTCCAAACTTCATAAGATGAATGAGAATGTGTTCATTTGGGAGCGGACGCAGAAACTGCTGCAGCTTAAGAACGAGCTCGGTAAAAAGCAAGCAACTCATCTCTAGGAGGCAGAGATTCCTTGATTTGGCTGCAGTTAATGTACTCACCTCTCCACTTacaaaaaattggaaatttttcCCTTGTCACTAAAACAACTCCAGAggcttcttcaaaaactcctagCCAAAATGCCACCAAATTTGCAGCAATATCAGCAAACCCAAATTTGTCACCCACAAAGAACTTCTTATCCTCGAGCTCATTGTCAAGAACTTTAAACATTTCACAAACTTTCTCTTTAGCTTTCTCTTGCTCCTCCCCTTTGCGAAGGAAAATATTCGGTACTGCAGTCACCTGCAAAACGCTCTTAActtaacaacaacaacgacaacactACGCCTCAATCACAAGTAAGTTAGAGTCGGCTCTATTTTGGATTGGCTGGTAAAAAGTATCTTataagccaaaagtcataagttggtaatacccaacttttgatttttggtttatttttgtactttttcatGCCTAAAAgtaagtgcttttaagcactttttatcATTGTCAAATACCACAACAACTAGAAAAGTATTTTAAAGCCAATAAACACTTAAAATAAGTCAATCCAAATACCTTCTAAATCCGCACTACTGctatacaaaattatgaaaagtaTTCCAAGCTCTTTATATTTTTTACTCACATATAAAAATGGCACGAttaaaaaatttctaaaaaatataagGCCCAAGTAAACGTTCTAACATCACTAAAACATATTCTCAACTAATTGATACCGCTTATAGAGATCTTGTGTTTCATTTTGCCGTACTTTTTTCCATAACACCTGCATGGATTAAAAGATATTGTAGGTACTTTGAAGCAACTTCTTCCCATTCGATTTTAAGTCTATCTTGTCCCCTTTTAACACCTCCACTATAATAGT
Proteins encoded in this window:
- the LOC107779712 gene encoding putative glutathione S-transferase → MAEVKLLGFWYSPFSHRVEWALKIKGVKYEYIEEDRDNKSSLLLQSNPVYKKVPVLIHNGKPIVESMIILEYIDETFEGPSILPKDPYDRALARFWAKFLDDKVTAVPNIFLRKGEEQEKAKEKVCEMFKVLDNELEDKKFFVGDKFGFADIAANLVAFWLGVFEEASGVVLVTREKFPIFCKWRGEYINCSQIKESLPPRDELLAFYRARS